From a region of the Neisseria subflava genome:
- a CDS encoding rod shape-determining protein: MFRLLSRFLSNDIAIDLGTANTLIFVRGKGIVLDEPSMVAIQSGAGNKSKIMAVGTEAKKMQGRAPRNIEIVRPMRDGVIADFVITERMLGMLIKKATEGRSWVPPRVVICVPGGSTQVERKAILDSAFAAGAASVHLIEEPMAAALGAGLPIEDAAGSMIVDIGGGTTEIGILSLGGMAYSASVRAAGDEFDKSIIHYLRRHRGVLIGEATAEELKKQIGSASGFETETAMRIKGRDLAEGTPKSLAVTSDEIREALSETVNQIIRAVRLALEQAPPELAGDIADRGIMLTGGGALLHGIDTVLADATGLPVGIADQPLNCVTYGAGKALDYIGKWDTVFTENP, translated from the coding sequence ATGTTTCGTCTTTTATCTCGTTTCCTCTCCAATGATATTGCCATCGATTTGGGCACGGCCAACACGCTGATTTTTGTACGCGGCAAAGGGATTGTTTTGGATGAGCCGTCCATGGTTGCGATTCAATCCGGTGCAGGCAATAAAAGTAAAATTATGGCGGTGGGCACGGAAGCCAAAAAAATGCAGGGCCGCGCGCCGCGCAATATTGAAATCGTCCGTCCGATGAGGGACGGCGTGATTGCTGATTTTGTGATTACCGAGCGTATGCTGGGTATGTTGATTAAAAAAGCCACTGAAGGACGGTCTTGGGTTCCGCCTCGTGTGGTTATCTGTGTTCCGGGTGGCTCTACCCAAGTGGAACGTAAAGCGATTTTGGATTCTGCGTTTGCTGCCGGCGCGGCAAGCGTGCATTTAATTGAAGAACCGATGGCCGCCGCTTTGGGCGCAGGCTTGCCGATTGAAGATGCGGCAGGTTCGATGATTGTCGATATTGGCGGCGGTACAACTGAAATCGGTATTCTTTCACTGGGCGGTATGGCCTATTCTGCTTCTGTCCGCGCAGCCGGCGACGAATTCGATAAAAGCATCATCCATTACCTGCGCCGCCATCGCGGCGTCTTGATCGGCGAAGCGACGGCAGAGGAATTGAAGAAACAAATCGGCTCTGCATCGGGCTTTGAAACAGAAACAGCCATGCGCATTAAGGGCCGCGATCTGGCCGAAGGTACGCCTAAATCCTTGGCAGTTACTTCAGATGAAATCCGTGAAGCATTGAGTGAAACGGTGAATCAAATCATCCGTGCTGTCCGTCTGGCTTTGGAACAGGCACCGCCCGAATTGGCCGGCGACATCGCTGACCGCGGCATTATGCTGACCGGCGGAGGAGCGCTTCTGCACGGTATCGATACCGTCTTGGCCGATGCAACCGGCCTGCCCGTCGGTATTGCCGACCAGCCTCTGAACTGCGTTACCTATGGTGCTGGTAAGGCTTTAGACTATATCGGCAAATGGGATACCGTATTCACGGAAAACCCATAA
- the mreC gene encoding rod shape-determining protein MreC, translated as MERSSLRFDEAKGSKLLPRFVVYITLAAGLMVADYRFSLMQPVRAAVMPMLYPVQWLANQPVQLYQYFADLSHSKSELLEQNRRLMEENGRMKIDLQRDKVNTDELRELKKLYGLQQKGIHNVIGAEVISNGKDPLSERLIIGKGGQDGLKVGDAVIDQSGLIGLLTQVHTQSAEIELISSGQSIVPVAVSRTGERNLAYGNGNGLDLRYFPTGSDLKPGDILLTSGLDGTYPAGIPVATVSKVVRASGTPYYDTQLTPLAALRSSRFVLVLSSAPSSPR; from the coding sequence ATGGAACGCTCTTCTTTGCGCTTTGACGAGGCAAAAGGCTCTAAGCTGTTGCCTCGTTTTGTCGTTTATATCACGCTGGCTGCCGGCCTGATGGTAGCCGATTACCGCTTTTCATTGATGCAGCCTGTACGTGCGGCAGTCATGCCCATGCTCTATCCTGTTCAATGGCTGGCGAATCAACCTGTTCAACTTTATCAATATTTTGCCGACCTCTCCCACTCTAAATCAGAGCTCTTGGAACAAAATCGCCGGCTTATGGAAGAAAATGGCCGTATGAAAATCGATTTGCAGCGAGATAAAGTCAATACCGATGAACTGCGCGAATTGAAAAAACTGTACGGTTTGCAACAAAAAGGCATTCACAACGTTATCGGTGCGGAAGTCATTTCCAATGGTAAAGATCCGCTTTCCGAAAGACTGATTATCGGCAAGGGCGGCCAAGATGGTTTGAAAGTTGGCGATGCGGTCATCGATCAAAGCGGTTTGATTGGCCTATTGACACAAGTTCACACACAAAGCGCGGAAATTGAACTGATCTCAAGCGGACAAAGCATTGTCCCCGTAGCCGTCAGCCGCACCGGCGAACGCAATTTGGCATACGGCAATGGCAACGGTTTGGATTTGCGCTATTTCCCAACCGGCTCAGACTTGAAACCCGGCGATATTCTGCTGACTTCCGGTTTGGACGGTACTTATCCGGCGGGGATTCCCGTTGCAACCGTCAGCAAGGTTGTCCGTGCATCGGGAACGCCTTATTACGATACGCAACTGACGCCTTTAGCCGCTTTACGCAGCAGCCGTTTTGTCTTGGTACTTTCTTCCGCCCCTTCTTCCCCACGCTGA
- a CDS encoding class I SAM-dependent methyltransferase, giving the protein METFFMQTPMGQYLAQKEADFFRRHLQYLNGQVAVQLGSIWQRSSENMIVVPRDVRMDAEMLAFETHSVDVLLMPHLLEISTADLVLKEAFRVLNPEGRLILTGFNPKSLWGLSSWFDGKRLPMKSQCLVLAELKRKIAAIGFEMEYGQFMNYLPAVNSPSALKFWRFMEKAGDRWWPQCAAVYGVVLTKHLIGIRPLPELESAFDGNTVALSTARLAE; this is encoded by the coding sequence ATGGAAACTTTTTTTATGCAAACGCCAATGGGACAATATCTTGCTCAAAAAGAGGCGGATTTTTTCAGACGGCATTTGCAATATTTGAATGGTCAAGTGGCAGTTCAATTGGGCAGTATATGGCAGAGGTCGTCTGAAAATATGATTGTGGTGCCACGCGATGTGCGGATGGATGCTGAAATGTTGGCATTTGAAACGCATTCCGTGGATGTGTTATTGATGCCCCATCTTTTGGAAATTTCAACTGCGGATTTAGTGTTGAAAGAGGCGTTTAGGGTATTAAACCCTGAAGGAAGGTTGATTTTGACGGGGTTTAACCCTAAATCTTTGTGGGGATTGAGCTCGTGGTTTGATGGCAAAAGACTGCCTATGAAATCTCAATGTTTGGTTCTGGCTGAGTTGAAACGAAAAATTGCCGCTATTGGTTTTGAAATGGAATATGGGCAATTTATGAATTATCTGCCAGCGGTAAATTCGCCATCTGCTTTGAAGTTCTGGCGGTTTATGGAAAAGGCCGGGGATAGGTGGTGGCCTCAGTGTGCAGCGGTGTATGGTGTGGTTTTAACGAAACATTTGATTGGTATCCGTCCTTTGCCTGAATTGGAATCTGCATTCGATGGCAATACGGTCGCTTTAAGTACGGCACGTTTGGCCGAATAG
- a CDS encoding FAD-binding oxidoreductase, producing the protein MTHTITLPDQTTFTANEDETVLAAATRQNLNLPHSCKSGACGQCKAELISGEFEMGKHIDKAISEEEKAQGKVLLCCTTAKSDLKINVPGFNPNALPVRTLPVRIETIEIKHDVALLRLALPKAPSFAFYAGQYIDLLLPGNISRSYSIANSPDQEGVLELHIRKRENGVCSEMIFGAEPKIKEKGIVRVKGPLGTFTLQKDSDKPIVLLATGTGYAPIRSILLDLIHQNSERPVHFYWGARQQEDLYALEEAEALLGRLKNAKFSPVLSKPDSDWKGENRYVQNVAAQNYPDLSQYEVYACGSPAMTESAQSLLTQKCALPEDTFFCDAFSPA; encoded by the coding sequence ATGACACATACCATTACCTTACCAGATCAAACTACATTTACGGCGAATGAGGACGAAACTGTTCTTGCTGCCGCAACCCGTCAGAATTTAAATTTGCCTCATTCTTGCAAAAGTGGTGCCTGCGGGCAGTGTAAGGCTGAGTTGATTAGTGGCGAATTTGAAATGGGCAAACATATTGATAAAGCCATCAGTGAAGAAGAAAAAGCACAAGGTAAAGTGTTATTGTGCTGTACTACTGCGAAGAGTGACCTGAAAATCAATGTGCCTGGGTTTAATCCGAATGCTTTACCGGTGCGTACTTTACCTGTACGCATTGAAACGATTGAAATCAAACATGATGTTGCTTTGTTGCGATTGGCTTTGCCTAAAGCGCCGTCATTTGCATTTTATGCCGGACAATATATTGATTTGCTGCTTCCCGGCAATATCAGTCGCAGCTATTCAATCGCCAATTCGCCTGACCAAGAAGGCGTTTTGGAGCTGCATATCCGCAAACGTGAAAACGGCGTATGCTCAGAAATGATTTTTGGTGCCGAGCCTAAAATCAAAGAAAAAGGCATTGTCCGTGTTAAAGGCCCATTGGGTACGTTTACTTTGCAAAAGGACAGCGATAAACCGATTGTTTTGTTGGCAACGGGTACAGGCTACGCACCTATCCGCAGTATTTTGCTTGATTTGATTCATCAGAATAGCGAACGTCCGGTTCATTTCTACTGGGGAGCACGTCAGCAGGAGGATTTGTACGCATTGGAAGAAGCAGAAGCATTACTAGGTCGTCTGAAAAACGCGAAATTCTCGCCTGTTCTTTCTAAGCCTGATTCCGATTGGAAAGGGGAGAATAGATATGTGCAAAATGTTGCCGCACAAAATTATCCTGATTTGAGCCAATATGAAGTTTATGCTTGTGGGTCACCAGCTATGACCGAGAGTGCGCAAAGTTTGCTGACTCAAAAATGCGCCTTGCCGGAAGATACCTTCTTCTGTGATGCTTTTTCACCGGCATAA
- the gatB gene encoding Asp-tRNA(Asn)/Glu-tRNA(Gln) amidotransferase subunit GatB has protein sequence MTWETVIGLEIHVQLNTQSKIFSGASTAFGAEPNAHASVVECALPGVLPVMNREVVEKAIKLGLALDAKINQKNVFDRKNYFYPDLPKGYQISQLDLPIVEHGKLEIVVGDEVKTINVTRAHMEEDAGKSVHEGLNGATGIDLNRAGTPLLEVVSEPEMRSAAEAVAYAKALHGLVTWLDICDGNMAEGSFRVDANVSVRPKGQAEFGTRREIKNLNSFRFLEQAINYEVEAQIEILEDGGKVQQATMLFDPEKGETRVMRLKEDAHDYRYFPDPDLLPVIISDGQLQKAKEQMPELPHEMAARFVADYGVSDYDARLLTASRAQAAYFEEAAKACGQGKLTANWMNGELAATLNKEGLELAESPITAPRLAELVAKVADGTLSSKLAKKAFEAMWAEPEAGIDEIIEKHGLQQITDTGAIEAMVDEVLANNAKAIEQFRSGNEKALNAIVGQVMKASKGKANPAQVQELIKAKLA, from the coding sequence ATGACTTGGGAAACCGTAATCGGACTGGAAATCCACGTCCAACTCAACACCCAATCCAAAATCTTCAGCGGCGCATCCACTGCATTCGGTGCCGAGCCTAATGCCCACGCCAGCGTGGTTGAGTGTGCGTTGCCGGGCGTATTGCCGGTAATGAACCGCGAAGTCGTCGAAAAAGCCATCAAACTCGGTTTGGCTTTGGATGCGAAAATCAATCAGAAAAACGTGTTCGACCGTAAAAACTATTTTTATCCTGATTTACCAAAAGGCTATCAAATCAGCCAGTTGGATTTGCCGATTGTTGAACACGGCAAACTGGAAATCGTAGTGGGCGATGAGGTTAAAACCATCAATGTTACCCGTGCGCACATGGAAGAAGATGCGGGTAAATCCGTACATGAAGGTTTGAACGGTGCTACCGGTATCGACTTGAACCGTGCCGGTACGCCTTTGTTGGAAGTTGTCTCCGAGCCTGAAATGCGTTCCGCAGCCGAAGCTGTGGCATATGCTAAAGCGTTGCATGGTTTAGTGACTTGGCTGGATATTTGCGACGGTAATATGGCGGAAGGTTCGTTCCGTGTTGATGCCAACGTTTCTGTACGTCCAAAAGGTCAGGCCGAGTTCGGTACACGCCGTGAAATCAAAAACCTCAACTCTTTCCGCTTCTTGGAACAAGCCATCAATTATGAAGTGGAAGCGCAAATCGAAATTTTGGAAGATGGTGGTAAAGTACAGCAGGCAACCATGCTGTTTGATCCTGAAAAAGGCGAAACCCGTGTGATGCGTTTGAAAGAGGATGCGCACGATTACCGCTATTTCCCGGATCCGGATTTGCTGCCTGTCATTATTTCAGACGGCCAATTGCAAAAGGCCAAAGAGCAAATGCCTGAGTTGCCGCATGAAATGGCGGCGCGTTTTGTTGCCGATTACGGCGTGTCTGACTATGATGCGCGCCTGTTGACTGCCAGCCGCGCCCAAGCTGCCTATTTTGAAGAAGCGGCCAAAGCCTGCGGCCAAGGTAAATTGACGGCGAACTGGATGAACGGCGAGCTTGCCGCTACCTTGAACAAAGAAGGTTTGGAATTGGCTGAAAGCCCGATTACAGCTCCACGCCTTGCCGAGTTGGTTGCTAAAGTTGCAGATGGAACATTAAGCAGCAAATTGGCGAAAAAAGCTTTTGAAGCGATGTGGGCTGAGCCTGAAGCAGGTATTGACGAAATCATCGAAAAACATGGTTTGCAACAGATTACTGACACTGGCGCAATTGAAGCGATGGTGGATGAAGTGTTGGCAAACAATGCGAAAGCCATTGAGCAATTCCGTTCCGGTAATGAAAAAGCCTTAAATGCGATTGTCGGCCAAGTGATGAAAGCAAGTAAAGGCAAGGCCAATCCGGCTCAGGTTCAAGAGTTGATTAAAGCCAAATTGGCTTGA
- the gatC gene encoding Asp-tRNA(Asn)/Glu-tRNA(Gln) amidotransferase subunit GatC, whose product MALSLNDVEKIAKLSRLTLTDEEKNKTLAELNDIFAMVENMQSVNTDGIEPMAHPHEAALRLREDKVTETDHAAGYQAVAPEVRNRLYIVPQVIEE is encoded by the coding sequence ATGGCTTTAAGCTTAAATGATGTGGAAAAAATCGCAAAACTCTCGCGCCTCACTTTAACGGACGAAGAAAAAAACAAAACGCTTGCCGAGTTGAACGACATTTTCGCCATGGTTGAAAACATGCAAAGCGTCAATACCGACGGCATCGAACCTATGGCGCATCCGCACGAAGCCGCTTTGCGCCTGCGCGAAGATAAAGTGACTGAAACTGACCACGCTGCAGGATATCAGGCGGTTGCCCCCGAAGTGCGCAACCGCCTGTATATCGTTCCTCAAGTAATTGAAGAATAA
- the mreD gene encoding rod shape-determining protein MreD, whose protein sequence is MNDFDDSYRAVPLHIMAASLIVMMILDFMPFSFDGFFWLPEMTALMLLYWALHQPQRAGMGLAFAIGLIVDAATAATLGLHALSYVVMTYFILNRRRQIMLYGHIMQLAAVLAALLLNQAVLTAARLFLNHQVITLQGFVAPFVGALLWPILSQLMLIVTRIYRSH, encoded by the coding sequence ATGAACGATTTTGACGATTCTTACCGTGCAGTACCGCTACACATCATGGCGGCCAGTCTCATCGTGATGATGATACTGGACTTTATGCCGTTTTCCTTTGACGGGTTCTTCTGGCTGCCTGAAATGACGGCACTGATGCTGCTGTATTGGGCATTGCACCAACCGCAACGCGCAGGCATGGGACTGGCTTTTGCCATCGGTCTGATTGTCGATGCAGCAACCGCCGCGACTTTGGGCTTGCACGCCCTGTCTTACGTCGTGATGACTTATTTCATCTTAAACCGCCGCCGCCAAATCATGCTGTACGGCCACATTATGCAATTGGCCGCTGTCTTGGCTGCGTTGTTGCTCAATCAGGCCGTTTTAACTGCTGCCCGTCTGTTCCTCAATCATCAGGTCATCACTTTGCAAGGCTTTGTTGCTCCATTTGTCGGCGCACTGCTTTGGCCCATACTCAGCCAGCTGATGCTGATCGTGACCCGTATTTACCGCTCCCACTGA
- a CDS encoding LysM peptidoglycan-binding domain-containing protein, whose protein sequence is MAKLKTIALTVSSLSAVSATAYAQNATPNQVGMAMMRLNSSLLDQTKAQTFGSGSLWASLRKDFRINEVNTELVRRHENKFAANSAYFDRTISRSKPYMYHIANEVKKRNMPAEIALLPFIESAFVTKAKSHVGASGLWQFMPATGRHFGLEKTPLYDGRHDVYAATDAALNYLQYLHGMFGDWSLALAAYNWGEGNVGRAVNRARAQGLEPTYENLRMPNETRNYVPKLLAVRNIVANPQTFGMNISEISNQPYFKSISIDKPIDNSTIARFANISESELLALNPGFNAPVFIPKNNRRLLLPVSAVSAFEKNYRNANPDTLMSWDIYTSLGNKKLNAIANDTGMSVAELKRLNGLSGSAISEGRSILVAKNSATQSQDIINFIDKDNTPDTYQSNMPAMSPIIASNVAEPVKVAQNTVTNIVAPVVPQSSKSVDFIARSKAENVTSVAVAVTETKAQPQVANAEVAAPVVAMTHTTTEPAATNVAEAPKTAIPADLTAPTVAANDVAPAPAVESVAVAPVQEEHDDLMALVQSRPAEEPAATVTEATPETKQVQTVVTAENARTERISANTVKQQSRINARLARMSEQQNAQTAALAAGTHRVEDGDTLFNISKRYNLSVADLIIANNIKGNNIKKGQILRVTAAPAKVRGNPIQNVSYTVRKGDTLNTIASRFNVDVNDIRRWNRNTRTVTPGQRLKLIGS, encoded by the coding sequence ATGGCAAAACTAAAAACCATCGCTCTGACCGTTTCAAGCCTGTCGGCAGTTTCCGCCACAGCCTACGCGCAAAACGCTACACCCAACCAAGTCGGCATGGCCATGATGCGCCTCAACTCCTCCCTGCTCGACCAAACCAAAGCACAAACCTTCGGATCTGGCAGCTTGTGGGCATCGTTGCGTAAAGACTTCCGCATCAACGAAGTCAACACAGAACTGGTTCGCCGCCATGAAAACAAATTTGCTGCAAACAGTGCATATTTCGACCGCACTATCTCTCGCAGCAAACCTTATATGTACCATATTGCCAATGAAGTTAAAAAACGCAATATGCCTGCTGAAATCGCTTTACTGCCTTTCATTGAAAGCGCATTCGTAACCAAAGCCAAATCTCATGTCGGCGCATCCGGCCTGTGGCAATTTATGCCGGCTACCGGCCGCCACTTCGGCTTGGAAAAAACGCCTTTATATGACGGCCGCCACGACGTTTATGCCGCTACCGATGCTGCATTGAACTACCTGCAATACCTGCACGGTATGTTCGGCGACTGGTCTTTGGCCCTTGCCGCCTACAACTGGGGCGAAGGTAACGTCGGCCGCGCCGTAAACCGCGCCCGTGCACAAGGTTTGGAGCCGACATACGAAAACCTGCGTATGCCGAACGAAACACGCAACTACGTTCCCAAACTTTTGGCCGTCCGAAATATCGTTGCCAATCCACAAACTTTCGGCATGAATATCAGTGAAATCAGCAATCAGCCGTATTTCAAATCCATCAGCATCGACAAACCTATTGATAACAGCACAATCGCTCGCTTTGCAAACATCAGCGAAAGCGAACTGTTGGCACTCAACCCAGGTTTCAATGCCCCGGTATTTATCCCTAAAAACAATCGTCGTCTGTTGTTGCCGGTTTCTGCGGTTTCTGCATTTGAAAAGAACTACCGCAATGCCAATCCAGATACCCTGATGTCTTGGGATATTTATACTTCTTTGGGCAACAAGAAGCTTAACGCCATTGCTAACGATACCGGCATGAGCGTAGCCGAACTCAAACGCCTCAACGGCCTGAGCGGTAGCGCCATTTCTGAAGGCCGCAGCATTTTGGTGGCTAAAAACTCAGCTACCCAAAGTCAAGACATTATTAACTTTATCGACAAAGACAATACGCCGGATACTTACCAATCCAATATGCCGGCTATGTCTCCAATTATTGCTTCCAACGTAGCAGAACCGGTTAAAGTCGCTCAAAATACCGTGACCAATATTGTTGCGCCTGTTGTTCCACAGTCCAGCAAATCGGTTGACTTTATTGCACGTAGCAAAGCTGAAAACGTTACTTCTGTAGCAGTAGCAGTAACAGAAACCAAAGCACAGCCTCAAGTTGCAAATGCGGAAGTAGCCGCCCCTGTTGTAGCCATGACCCATACTACTACTGAGCCTGCTGCCACAAATGTTGCTGAAGCACCCAAAACAGCTATTCCGGCCGACTTGACTGCACCAACTGTTGCCGCAAACGATGTAGCCCCTGCTCCAGCAGTTGAATCTGTTGCTGTTGCTCCGGTTCAAGAAGAGCATGATGACCTGATGGCTTTGGTACAAAGCCGACCTGCGGAGGAACCTGCAGCGACTGTTACTGAAGCGACTCCTGAAACCAAACAAGTTCAAACTGTTGTCACTGCTGAAAACGCTCGTACAGAACGTATCTCAGCCAATACCGTTAAACAACAAAGCCGCATCAATGCGCGTCTTGCCCGTATGAGTGAGCAACAAAACGCACAAACTGCAGCACTTGCAGCAGGCACACACCGTGTGGAAGATGGCGATACGTTGTTTAACATCTCCAAACGTTATAACCTGAGTGTAGCTGATTTGATTATTGCCAACAACATCAAAGGCAACAATATCAAAAAAGGCCAAATCCTCCGTGTTACAGCTGCTCCAGCAAAAGTCCGCGGCAACCCGATTCAAAACGTTTCCTACACTGTACGCAAAGGCGATACTTTGAACACCATTGCCAGCCGTTTCAATGTTGATGTTAATGATATTCGTCGTTGGAACCGCAATACCCGTACTGTGACCCCTGGTCAACGTTTGAAACTGATTGGTAGCTAA
- the gatA gene encoding Asp-tRNA(Asn)/Glu-tRNA(Gln) amidotransferase subunit GatA produces the protein MTAYTLKQASSLLQSKQISAVELATEYLAAIAAKNPAINGYVTIDQDKTLAEAKAADARIAAGNATALTGVPVAYKDIFCQTGWRSACSSKMLDNFVSPYTATVVQNLLDAGMVTLGRTNMDEFAMGSTNETSFYGATKNPWNLEHVPGGSSGGSAAVIAARLAPAALGSDTGGSIRQPASHCGITGIKPTYGTVSRFGMVAYASSFDQAGPMAQTAEDCAILLNAMASFDERDSTSLERDKEDYTRDLDKPLKGLKIGLPKEYFGEGADADVQTALQSVIDLLKAQGAETVEVSLPQTSLSIPAYYVLASAEASTNLSRFDGVRYGHRAAQFGDLEEMYSNTRAEGFGSEVKRRIMIGTYVLSHGYYDAYYLKAQKLRRLVANDFQTAFGQCDFILAPTAPTAAPKLGSDIHDPVQMYLSDIYTIAVNLAGLPALTLPAGFSANGLPIGVQFIGNYFSEAKILGAAHQVQLNSDWHTKAPE, from the coding sequence ATGACCGCTTACACGCTCAAACAAGCCAGCAGCCTGCTGCAATCCAAACAAATTTCCGCAGTCGAATTGGCGACCGAATATTTGGCCGCTATTGCTGCGAAAAACCCTGCCATCAACGGCTATGTGACCATCGATCAAGATAAGACCCTTGCTGAAGCTAAAGCAGCCGATGCGCGTATCGCGGCCGGTAATGCAACGGCTTTGACCGGTGTGCCGGTTGCTTACAAAGATATTTTCTGCCAAACAGGTTGGCGCAGTGCATGCAGCTCTAAAATGTTGGATAACTTTGTTTCTCCTTATACTGCCACTGTGGTGCAAAACCTGTTGGATGCCGGCATGGTTACTCTTGGCCGCACCAATATGGACGAATTTGCCATGGGTTCGACCAATGAGACTTCGTTCTACGGCGCAACCAAAAACCCATGGAATCTTGAACATGTTCCCGGCGGTTCGTCAGGCGGTTCGGCTGCCGTGATTGCGGCGCGTTTGGCACCGGCTGCGTTGGGTTCGGATACCGGCGGTTCTATCCGTCAGCCTGCATCGCATTGCGGTATTACCGGCATCAAGCCGACTTACGGTACGGTTTCACGCTTTGGTATGGTTGCCTATGCTTCCAGCTTTGACCAAGCCGGCCCTATGGCGCAAACAGCCGAAGACTGTGCGATTTTGTTGAATGCCATGGCCAGCTTTGACGAGCGCGATTCCACCAGCTTGGAACGCGACAAAGAAGACTACACCCGTGATTTGGACAAGCCGCTCAAAGGTTTGAAAATCGGTTTGCCTAAAGAATATTTCGGCGAAGGCGCAGATGCCGATGTTCAGACGGCCTTACAAAGCGTTATCGATTTGCTCAAAGCACAAGGCGCGGAGACTGTTGAAGTTTCCCTGCCGCAAACATCATTGTCGATTCCTGCTTATTACGTTCTTGCCTCTGCTGAAGCAAGTACCAACTTGTCCCGTTTCGACGGCGTACGTTATGGCCATCGTGCGGCGCAATTCGGCGATTTGGAAGAAATGTACAGCAACACCCGTGCCGAAGGTTTTGGCAGCGAGGTCAAACGCCGTATCATGATCGGTACTTATGTATTGAGCCATGGTTACTACGATGCGTACTATTTGAAAGCGCAAAAACTGCGCCGTCTGGTTGCCAATGATTTTCAGACGGCCTTTGGTCAATGTGATTTCATTTTGGCGCCGACTGCGCCGACTGCCGCGCCAAAACTCGGCAGCGACATTCACGACCCTGTGCAAATGTACTTATCCGATATTTACACCATCGCCGTGAACCTTGCCGGTTTGCCTGCACTGACTCTGCCTGCCGGTTTCAGCGCAAACGGCCTGCCGATTGGTGTGCAATTTATCGGCAACTATTTCTCCGAAGCCAAAATTTTGGGTGCCGCACATCAAGTTCAGCTGAACAGCGATTGGCACACTAAAGCGCCGGAATAA
- a CDS encoding trimeric intracellular cation channel family protein: MTATDFIQIIGTAAFAISGYLVGYNKRLDVLGVVITALLTAVGGGMIRDSLVGRIPQVFLQTDALIVVFATLAIAWLIRVQRYRSTYLAAAFIIADAIGLAAFSITGAQIGMALQLNLFGVISLAFVTAVGGGIARDILVNDVPMILRTDLYGSVAILIGGLIYLFGHLGWINIFTLNLLFAGGLLFRLTAYRFHWQLPGFQRRRK, translated from the coding sequence ATGACAGCCACCGACTTCATTCAAATCATTGGGACAGCTGCGTTTGCCATTTCCGGCTATTTGGTCGGCTACAACAAGCGTTTGGATGTACTCGGTGTCGTCATTACTGCGTTACTGACGGCTGTCGGCGGCGGCATGATACGCGATAGCTTGGTCGGCCGGATTCCGCAAGTATTTTTGCAAACCGATGCGTTGATTGTTGTGTTTGCCACGCTTGCCATCGCATGGTTGATAAGGGTGCAACGTTATCGCAGCACCTATTTGGCTGCTGCTTTTATTATTGCCGATGCCATCGGTTTGGCAGCGTTCAGCATTACCGGCGCACAAATCGGTATGGCCTTGCAGCTCAATCTATTCGGCGTTATTTCTTTGGCTTTTGTGACTGCCGTTGGCGGCGGGATTGCGCGCGATATTTTGGTCAATGATGTGCCGATGATTTTGCGCACCGACCTTTACGGCAGCGTGGCTATTTTGATTGGCGGACTGATTTATCTGTTCGGGCATTTGGGCTGGATTAATATTTTTACGTTAAACCTGCTCTTTGCCGGCGGATTGTTGTTTCGCCTGACTGCATACCGTTTCCATTGGCAACTGCCCGGTTTCCAACGCCGCAGGAAATAA